The Immundisolibacter cernigliae genome has a window encoding:
- the ftsA gene encoding cell division protein FtsA produces MSKKQDKRLIAGMDIGTSKIVTLVGEVTPEGALEIIGLGTHPSRGLKKGVVVNIESTVASMQRAVEEAELMAGCQIHSVYAGIAGSHIRSINSNGIVAIRDREVTQADVDRVLDAAKAVAIPMDQRIVHVLPQEFVIDEQEGIRQPVGMSGVRLEARVHIVTAAVSAMQNIVKCVRRCGLEVDELVLEQVASSHSVLTDDEMELGVCLVDIGGGTTDIAVFIGGSIAHTAVIPIAGDQVTNDIAVALRTPTQFAEEIKVRYACALRQLAGADDTIEVPSVGDRAPRRLSRQTLAEVVEPRYEELLRLVQAELRRSGFQDLIAAGVVLTGGSSKMEGVIDLAEEIFHTPVRLGLPHRVSGLVDVVRNPIHATGVGLLLYALEQRATQEPSRRSLSSFNGIWAKVKTWFQGGV; encoded by the coding sequence ATGAGCAAGAAACAGGACAAGCGGCTGATCGCCGGCATGGACATCGGCACCTCCAAGATCGTCACCCTGGTCGGCGAGGTGACGCCCGAGGGGGCGCTCGAAATCATCGGCCTGGGCACGCACCCGTCGCGCGGGCTCAAGAAAGGCGTGGTGGTGAACATCGAGTCGACGGTCGCCTCCATGCAGCGGGCGGTCGAGGAAGCCGAGCTGATGGCCGGCTGCCAGATTCATTCGGTCTATGCCGGCATCGCCGGCAGTCACATCCGCAGCATCAACTCGAACGGCATCGTCGCCATCCGCGACCGGGAAGTCACGCAGGCCGACGTGGACCGGGTGCTGGACGCCGCCAAGGCGGTGGCCATCCCCATGGACCAGCGCATCGTGCACGTGCTGCCGCAGGAGTTCGTGATCGACGAGCAGGAGGGCATCCGCCAGCCGGTGGGAATGTCCGGCGTGCGCCTGGAGGCGCGCGTGCACATCGTCACCGCCGCTGTCAGCGCCATGCAGAACATCGTCAAGTGCGTGCGCCGCTGCGGCCTGGAAGTGGACGAGCTGGTGCTCGAGCAGGTCGCCTCCAGCCATTCGGTGCTGACCGACGACGAGATGGAACTGGGCGTGTGCCTCGTCGACATCGGCGGCGGCACCACCGACATCGCGGTGTTCATCGGCGGGTCGATCGCGCACACGGCGGTGATTCCGATTGCCGGCGATCAGGTCACCAACGACATCGCCGTGGCGCTGCGCACACCGACCCAGTTCGCCGAGGAAATCAAGGTCAGGTACGCCTGCGCGCTGCGCCAGCTGGCCGGCGCCGACGACACCATCGAGGTACCCAGCGTCGGCGACCGGGCGCCGCGGCGCCTGTCGCGCCAGACGCTGGCCGAGGTGGTCGAGCCGCGCTACGAGGAGCTGCTGCGCCTGGTGCAGGCCGAACTGCGGCGCAGCGGCTTTCAGGACCTGATCGCCGCCGGCGTGGTGCTGACCGGCGGCAGCTCCAAGATGGAAGGCGTGATCGACCTGGCAGAGGAAATCTTTCACACGCCGGTGCGGCTGGGTCTGCCGCACCGGGTCAGTGGGCTGGTGGACGTGGTGCGAAATCCGATCCACGCCACCGGCGTCGGACTGCTGCTGTACGCGCTCGAACAGCGCGCCACGCAGGAGCCGTCGCGGCGCAGTTTGAGCAGTTTCAACGGTATTTGGGCGAAGGTCAAAACCTGGTTTCAGGGGGGCGTATGA